The sequence ggaggagatggtggactTAAGTGAAGGTGATGGCCTCACCATGCCTATGGCTAAGCCTTTGAAGGCTATTTGCAAGCCAAGATCCAATATGATTCATCTTCTCTCCCAACTTTGACTTTGTCACTGTTGACTATGTAAGTCTGTCTAATTGAGTTTGTCTCAtttgtttaattgaaaattGTGACCAAAAAACGCTCAAGAATGTGAAATAAATTAATGTAATAAGAGGATAAGTGACTGATCGTATTATTTGTACTGCCAAAAATATTGGATATATATGGTTGTTctagtttatcttttttgtttttatttttatattttcaaaatattcactTTAGTTATTAATTGGCATAGTTGTGCaccatgtgatttatttatgtatCTGAATAAACATAATCTATCGTTGGAGTTGATTGTAATATAATCTAAGTTAATCAtatgtaatttgttttattattaattatctcaAAAGctatttcaaaactaaaaaaattattttaaaacatggaaaatattgaataaaatgattatatattatatatcagATGATACTGTATTTCGAAAATACTCATTGAAATTGagcaagcaaaaaaatatataatgaacaaattaaacatttaaaatacaAGCATGACATTTAACAATGGGGCATATTATAGAAACCAAAAAGTAATCTCATGATAAAAAACACTTATATGAGaacacaattaaataaaataatgagctAATATAGTACTATAACAtaatgagtaatgctatataaaaTGAAATCGGTGCATGACTGACATGGATCCTATTCAATCTCCTAATCAACATCCTTAAAAAAACCTCACTCGTTGCTCTCTTGTCCGAAATTTGGCCATAATTCTTCTTTCTCGACGAATCCCATCATTGATGCTGACGCCAATGCCCTTCATCGTCTCCAAACCTCTTTTCTCCAGCGCCATCCAAGCCCTGCCAATGCTGACCCCATCACTAACGCTGATGCTATTCGTCATCTCTGAACCTTTCTTCTCCGGCGTCATCCAAATACTATCGACGCCGACCCCATCACCAACGCTCTTCTTCGACGCCGAAGCAATACCATCCCTACAAACCACCACATCCTTGTATTTTCCAAAGTTTGCAGCAATGATTTTGGCATTCTTCATAACAATCACAGTTGTAGGCCCTGGATGGGGTCGACATCAGCAGGACTTGGATGGCACTGGAGAAGAGAGGTTCAGAGACGACGAATGGCGTCGGCGCTAGTGATAGGGTCAGCATCGGCAGGACTTGGATGGCGCTGGAGAAGAGAGGTTTGGAGACGACGAAGGGCATCGGCGTCAGCGTCGGTGATGGGGTTCCTAGAGAAAGATGAATTAGGGCCAAATTTTGGACAAGAGAGGAATGAGTGAGTTTTGTTTTTAAGGATGTTGTTAGGAGATTAGTTAATCAATTACAGAAACTACATACAGTGGATGTCTATGTTGAAATTTCAGGGGTTAAGGTTGACAGAGGCATACCAAAAGCTTTATTATCAATTAATTTGCAATTGGATGTGAGAAAGCCTACTATCGAAATTGATGTGGATGTGGATGTGGGAGAGGCTAATGAGTGTAACTATGACAATGATtctggtgaagatgatgaagagagGATGCTAGATGTCTCAATAAATTACAACTCTGATGCTGATGAAAATGGGAGGAGGCAAGGGTCAAAGTGAGCAAATATATCTAATGGAAGAAGAACATACAAGGTAATGATGTTGAAAGAGATGAAAGTCACAATGTAGATAAAGGAGGGTCTGCTAGTAACACAGAGTGTCCTGCTGAAAATCAAAAGGAATTGATTGAGGATGTAAGTGAGAAAGTTGGTGGGTGTTTGTGTGATTACATAGACTCATCTGACCTTGGGAGTTTTATTAACACAAGTAGTGGGTCTGATGCAAATGATGCACTTTATCAAAAACAAGTAGGAAGATCTATGACCCCATTGCCAATGTAGAAGAATTTTTCCTCAATCATAGGTTTTCAGATTTGAAACTTTTATTCAAGAATGCACTTGTTGAGTGATGACGGGCGCATAGATGATGTGGCATGTGCGTACATGGAGAAGTACGACTCAAGGGCATTTCGGTAATTTGGCGGGCGACGAGATTTTGTGGTTTTACCtggtctatttgatgggaaacgggtcAAGGAACAAAAGTCACGAGTTTGTGGGACCcataccaaaatttggccaaattccatcgtttaggcctcgaaaaccctaattttgctatttttagtaataattgatttcgttatatcttaggatagaaatctctgatttgtgagcTGTTTGTGGCaattgtctttattttgatatatctcttatttcttgctgatatttgagaatttactatttttggtaaaattttgaattatctcctttcttagtgctattttcgcctatttaatgtaagcctatgggcaagaggaaatcagttttgtgataatcattttcttgagtaataagattttactcttcccaattcgtggttatctttgatcaacaggcgttggaagcttgttacctggtattcgtgcgcgaatcaacggTCTCGAGTATACCGTTGTATAATTGAGTTTtccataagaaaaatatttgagtttaaatatataaagaatgaTGCAATGTGGGTGAGGACAAAGTGCTCAGCATAAAGTTACAGTTGGATGATTTTGTGTTCATGGTGCAGTTCAAAGAAGTTGTATGTTGTCAAACACTATCAAGCATAACATTCATGTCTTCTTGGGGCTACAAGGAACAGAAGAGTGTCTACACATGTTTTCGTGGAAAAATTTGGTGATATAATAGCTGGAATACCTGTCATGAAGCCAAGACACTTAAAGGCCCTTGTTAGGAGAGAATTAGATGTGTTTATTACAGATAAGACATGTAAAAATGCTTGGTGTTTGGTTTTGAGGAAGATTGAGAAACAATTTATTGAAGATTTCAAGGTCAGCAAATCCTGGGAGCAATGTGGTTGTTGTGTCTGGTAGACAGAGTCAAGATGCATTACCAATATTTCAAAAGATGTATATTTGCCTCACAGCCATCAGAGAAGGATTCCTTGTTGGTTGTAGGAAGCTCATAGGACTTGATAGTTGTTTcttgaaaaattaatgaaagtacAGCTATTAGTGGTGGTGGGAAGAGATGAGAATAACCACATGTTTCCTATAGCTTGGGCAGTTGTGGAGAAAGAAATACCTGAGAGCTGGACATGGTTTCTTCAACAACTAAAATTAGATCTTGGCATTGAGGATAACCTTAGATGGTCTATTGTTAGTGACATGCAAAAAGTAAGTAGCTGGTTTCATTGAGTGTGTTTATTTGATTAAGTAATTGTTTTAAGTTTGTCATTTTCTTTGCTTGTATGGTCTTATTAATGCAGTTAATTCTCTCTTGCTGCTGATTGGGCACAGAATGTGTGCAAGGCATATTTATGCAAGGTGGGGGAAAAAGACATCTAGGAAAAGAGCTttagattttgttttggaaCACTGCAAGGTCCACCAGTAAACTTGAGATGCAGAGTCAattacaaaaaatgaaaagggtGAAGGGAGGAGGTATGGCTGTGGAAGAGTTGTTGGAGAGATGGCCTATTAGTGGATGGTGTGCAACTTATTTCAATGATGTTGTCAAGTGCCATGTTATCGACAACAATATTTGTGAGACATTCAATGGAGTTATGGTGGAAGCTCGAAGCAAACTGATTATAAGAATGCTTGAAGAAATaagaaggtatatatatatatataatgcaattGATGGTTGTCAAAAGGAACTATGTTAGGAAATGGAAGCTTGATTTTGGGCCCAATATTATTTCTAAACTTGAGAAGAGAGAAGTAAGAGTGAAAAATGGCAAGTGAACTGGAATGAGGCTTTAGAACATGAAATATATTGGGATGATGTGCAGCTAGTGAGGGAGACTTATGTTGTTAAGTTGGCAAATAGTAGTTGCTCTTGCGGAAAATGGGACAAGAGTGGTATCCCTTGTCAATATACAATGGACGCAATTGCATTTCATGGGCTAGATCCACTTAATTACATATCTGAATGGTTTAAGAAGGAGACCTACCTGAAGGCATACCAGCTCAATATTAGTCCAGCGAAAGGAAGAAGATTTTGGCCAACAAGTGAGAAGGCCCCATATTGTCACCTATAACCAAGAGGATGCCTCGTTgacctgcaaaaaaaaaaaagaaaaaaaagatcttTGGAAGgcaaaaacaaaagcaatacaAAACTATCAAAGAAAGGTAGAGTGTTTAAGCGTGGAATTTGTCATACGGAAGGTCACAATAGAAAATGCTGCCAGAAAAAAGCTAGTAGAGTAAATTGTTTTTGCACTTCTTGTATCTCAATTACATCTTTATTCTCTGTAAATTTAATTCAGTCATCATAAGAGTATCCGTTATGGCTCTGCAGGACACAACTAATGAAGTTGGATCGAGTAGacaaaaaacaaatgagagaaCGAAGACAAATGGGAAAGAAAAGATCTATgttgcataaaaataaaaataaaaaaaggagaccTACTTATAATCCAACCGGAATTTTAAGAGTAAGTAATATATTTAGCCTAATTGTATGAATTAGTTGCCAATGTTTGAGGTTGATAGATGCCTCTTTCCATGATATTATATTCATATgcgtaaattaaaaaaaaaattggtattcattatttatagggaaaattatttattagtttcaaagagtttcaaaacatcccaaTCAGTCCctttgatatttgaattttacaaacaacccatttttttttgtttatttactttttagtgCTCGCATTTCACTCTGTTAgcttcttttttaaataattctaaaactGCCCTTCAATGTTGGCGGAAAAATCCCGTTAAGTCttgtttaacttttaaaaatgtgtacGGATATCCATCACTTCAATCACTTTTATCCATATTTTCACTTTACTTTTTTGCACACAGAAATGCTATATTTTAATTGGGaggtaaaaatattaaacaaaaattgagCAGACTAATTAGAAAACTTGTATTGTATACAGAAACTCACAATTATAACTAGGAAAGCGAATTTGCAAACAAAAACATCACGATTCTAAATGGAAAATAACCTATGATCATCATTTATTTCTCGGGATTTGGAACTGCCCAAACTGCTTCCCAATGTCTGACGGCGTGACAATGAGTGAAAGGTTGTTTTGTCAAAACATCCCAaacttcatttcatttgttgaTGGAAGGATTGAAAAAGAAACTTATCAAGAAAGAAGGATTTTGTGTGGATATGAAAAAATCAAAAGGATTTTTGACCCATTGAGAAGATTTGAGGGATGTTTGCAACAGTCCTCTAATTTGTAATAGTGAAATATATGAGTTTGTATATGCAAAAAGCATATGTATGTTTGAACTCAAATCTACAATTTTATACATAATTTACTGAGGTTAATTATCTTCAAGCTTCGATATATCAactagtaaattaaaaaaaaaaattggtattcattatttataatagTGAAATATATGAGTTTGGAAACGCAGAAAGCATGTGTATGTTTGAACTCCAATCTACAATTTCATACAATATTTACATATGTTAATTATCTCTAAGCTTCAATATATCAAATTGAATTAGATTCCTGCCAATggtaatttgataaatattgtcaaaatttacaattttatgtACATATAATTAAGTTGTTTTCTCTAAAATAGATTGTAAAAAAGATCTAATTGTTTTTTCATGCTCGGAAGtgtttttagaagaaaaaaaaaccccacaaattttatgaattttttttaaatagcaaaataatttttttttataccacTGAATCTAAATAAGGGAGATAATTAGACTTAGTAGTGTATAATCAATAATGTAATCAATGCGGTCATAGCTGATAGATTGAAAGATCCTCTCTTAAAGTTGATCTAGTTGTAAACTTTAATTGATAGGATTAGTGCAATACTGTTTAATTGGCTATTGTTCTTTGACCatttaacaattaattattttgaacgCTCAGTCTTCACAGAATCACAATTATCTAATGCTTCATATATGATGTGGGTTTTTTGTCAAAGTCAGTAAAAAAACCACATTAATTTCAAACTTGACCCTATATTGGCATAttccaaaaatttaatttttggtgaAAACATACAATCTTTGGACCCAATATTACATAACATtaaatatctatttttgtttatctcactttttattttttagaaaaacatCTTTTCACACTCAAtatcttaattttcttttttttcttttttttctttattaaaacaCCTTTTCTTCATTGACTCACAATGACAATAGTTGTTGTGGTgtcttgtcatttttttaattttcaaaattaaatgaatatcttgaatttttttttattaaaccacCTTTTCTTCACTGTACTGACAATGACAATAGTTGTTGTGGTGTCTTGTCAttcatttcaaaattaaatgaatacaaCTATATTGCagagttttatctttttcctttATCTCACGACctattgtgtatttttgttgtgtCTATTATTTTGTTCTCCATAACTAATTTGCagattgtttattttctttttcttttttaatttttatatactaTCCTTTGCTAGTgctaggggtgtatttgagccgagccgttcgtgagTAGCTTAGTGTTCGATTCGATAAAGGCTCATTCGTAtttagctcatattgtaaacgagccaagcttaaacatcattttcaaactcgattaataaacgagccaagcttgagtagccaaaagctcggctcgttttggctcgcGAACACAGCTCGTGACTAAGGTCATGAACAAGGTCGTCTATaagctcgtttatatatatatatattacattatatatatgtatatgtatatgtatattaaggtgtatatgtgactatgtcattgttgtcaatttgagttacacatatagggctataaactactattcgaaggctaagctcattaaaagctcaggtcaactagttcattaagttaaatgagctcataagataaaggagccaagcttgaacactatcaaactcggctcattaaatcttgtgaagaactcgtttattgtataattaaaagctcgtttatagtatcatttacaattttatttgtaacaatcattaatataatcaaactcaaatcgagttgagtcacacatgataatgattcattaaataagtttactaaataaaaaaataaaatataaaaaaaatagtcaagccttaatcaagttagctagctaagtctaagcttcgaatttttttaacaagttgagctcgagcatgaagctcgaaagaagctcgattagagctcgagctcagttaaaatagtaacgagctaagcttgaacataaaaatgaagctcgaagaaagctcggctcgagttcaagctcgattaaataaTAACAAGCCAAGCTTGAAAAGGCAAAACTCGGTtcagctcggctcgtttacagccctagcTAGTGCTTTCTATTTGTTcacattgtatatttttttattattatattgttcaTGCGGCTCAgtcttctaaaaaaaattgtcatgcTTAAATGTTGCCAACATTTTACATTCTCTTcagaacaaattttaaaattattccttcattgtttttcttcctCGTCAGCttaaaatgataatgaaaaacttcaaaaaaacatgaattatttCCCCAACTATATCAAGCAAAACAAGTCcacattttaaatatattaatgataattaacatgattttttttaacagcaatataatatattattttgaaaaaaaggattttcaacaaaatattttttctgtTTGTTGTCTTCTCTGTTTTTCGTGTTATTGTTGGTGCATATGTTTGAGAGCACATTTGCCttactcttcttttttttttttctaataaatataattaattcatttttttggaaaacaagaacaaattttTTGTGGAAAGCAAGAACAAAATGTTGACCGAGGAGCTCATGCAATATGAAAAGACTCCACATGAGTTGATGTTGTTAAATGTTGAAATTTGTgaggctttttttttctttggtccAAGTTTTATTTTCAAGCTCCAAAGCAAGACTATTCCGGGCTGTACCTGTTAAAGTCAAATAGAAAAGATTGAAAAGTTGGCTTTATACATCTATATCCATCAACCTACTAACCAACATAATAAACGCTATTAATCTCTAATTGCTTTGGTGAAGCTAGCGTTTAGTTTTATTTGACTTTTTTAAGATTACATTTATATAAAGAGAAGAATTAGTAGTTTATCgttttattacatattttattctGATGCTTTGCAAAGCACAGCTAGTTATGTcatttatttccattttcacaTCTATACACACACCTCACAAATttatagttattttaaaaaaaactatataaatttaaaatgaagcAGCGATTAATtttcatgcttgatttatttaactaatctccatatatatcattttaatataaaattaagtcaaattaattattgttaattttttatatattaatccaataaataaattaacatctTCAtactgtataattttttttttttgaataaggtggataaaccacaatttattaaaaaaaagaagtagCAAAGTACAATATACTATATAATTCTCTAactaatatctatatatatcaataagTCAAATTAATTACTgttaaaattttggaaaaattttatatattaattcaacaaataaattttttcatacctTATAATTCTTCTCATGAGTTAGTTCCGTTTAAAACTAAATGAACAACTAAAATGAtgacacaattttttaaatatatatatatttattgataattatgtaGAAGGAATGAACCATGTATAAAgccattaaattatatatatacatagagaaTTAACCATGTATAAAGTCATCAAATTACTCTATCTTTTACTCATCTCACATTTAAATTAATGAATGTAGATGAACTTGATTTGTAATTAACtcatctcaaaacaaaattaaacaaggCCTTGAGCCTTTGAACGttccacatttatttcaaacaCATAACTCATCCTCTTTAAATTCCTCGCCTTGTGGCACAACAAAgatacaaaaccaaaaaaacaaaacttcaaagaaatgaatactttGGTGTTCTATGGTGCTACCATAGCTCTAGGAATCATCATAGTTTGGAGGTTGTTTCATAGAGTCAAGAAAGAAGAAGCTCACCAGAGAAGACAAAGAGCACCACCAAGCATTCCATGGTCTCTCCCAATCCTGGGTCACCTTCATCTTATGAGACATCCAGTGCACCAACGTCTCGCCGGTTACGCCTCCTCTTACGGCCCCATCCTTAGCCTGCGCTTCGGCTCTCGTCCTACACTCATTGTCTCCTCAGCGGCCATTGCCGAGGAATGCTTAGTTGCTAAAGACACTGCTTTTGCCAACCGTCCCCTGCTCACCGCATCTGAAGTCTTTGGGTATGACTACACTGCCGTGGACTCAGCCTCTTATGGTCCTCACTGGAGGAGCCTACGGCGTATCATGGCCCATGAAGTTCTATCTCAGGCCAGAGTCACTTCCTTTGCTGGTGTGAGAGGAGATGGTGTCAAGGGTTTTCTTGGCAAGCTATGTAGAGATTCAGGGAGGGTGACCATGAGGGTTTATCTCTCTGAGCTGACTTTTAGTCTCATGGTGAGGATTGTGATGGGGAAGAGGTATGTTAATGGAGGTGGAGAAGAAGGAAGGGAGTTTAGGAGGATTGTGGAGGAGGTATTCTTGTTGAGTGGGAAGCTTTGCATGGATGACTTCTTGCCTTGGTGGGTGGCGAAATTGTTTGGTGGAGGGTTGAAGGAGAGAATTGTGAAGTTAGGGAAGGAGATGGATGAGttgttgcaaaacttggtgGATGAACGGCGACGACAAAGGAAGGAGGTGGAGGAGACGGCGGTGATCGATGTCTTGCTTGCGTTGCAGGAGAAGGATCCAGGGTTTTACTCCGACGTGATCATCAAAGGGATTCTtttggtatgtatatatatccttgactctattattattattaggattcTGTTAACTTTcacatcaattaaaataaaacttatgtttATAGATGATTTaggtttaaatataaaaaaaaatttaataggaCAAAACTTATCCTCCTACATAGGAGCATAAATTTTAATAGGAAATTAAATAAGTGCTTACCATGAAGGATGTCATCTGTTTCATTAGTTTTGGAACTAGTACTTATCAGGAGGAAGCACTatgtcaaaaaaaaacatacatatattaattgCTAAACCTAATGTCAGTCAAACGagaccaaaaaaaacaaaagtatttTCCCCCTTAACTCTCTTTCGTGTTCAATACGAAACTAATGCATG comes from Dioscorea cayenensis subsp. rotundata cultivar TDr96_F1 chromosome 15, TDr96_F1_v2_PseudoChromosome.rev07_lg8_w22 25.fasta, whole genome shotgun sequence and encodes:
- the LOC120276936 gene encoding cytochrome P450 81Q32-like, coding for MNTLVFYGATIALGIIIVWRLFHRVKKEEAHQRRQRAPPSIPWSLPILGHLHLMRHPVHQRLAGYASSYGPILSLRFGSRPTLIVSSAAIAEECLVAKDTAFANRPLLTASEVFGYDYTAVDSASYGPHWRSLRRIMAHEVLSQARVTSFAGVRGDGVKGFLGKLCRDSGRVTMRVYLSELTFSLMVRIVMGKRYVNGGGEEGREFRRIVEEVFLLSGKLCMDDFLPWWVAKLFGGGLKERIVKLGKEMDELLQNLVDERRRQRKEVEETAVIDVLLALQEKDPGFYSDVIIKGILLTLVSAGTDTVTGTLEWAMALLLNHPKVLNKARDEIAMQVGNERLLTDTDLPELSYLHNIIKETLRLFPAAPVLLPHESAEDCTISGFNVPSGTLLLVNAYAIHRDPELWKDPLKFDPERFDRKVGDQGKDFKYIPFGSGRRGCPGEGFSKRMMMLTLGSLIQCFEWERIGEDLVDLDEGEGLAMPKAIPLEAICKPWPHMLHLLSQP